The region CTATCGGTATGGGTGTGGACTCAAACGTGCTTATATTTGAACGTATAAGGGAAGAGCTGAGGGCCGGGAAGCCTGTGCGTTCGGCAGTTGATTCCGGTTATGACAAGGCGCTGGTAACAATACTTGATTCGCATGTTACAACACTCATCACAGCCCTTGTATTATTCATGTTCGGTACCGGTCCGATTAAGGGGTTTGCCGTTACACTGAGCCTCGGTATTGCAATCAATCTCTTTACCGCACTTGTAGGTACTAAAGTTGTATATGATTATATAAACAGCAGGACAAAGGTTACTAAACTGAGTATTTGACAGAAAGGGTATTTAAATGAAATTTGTGGAGATAGTTAAAGATACCAACATAGATTTTATGGGTCTGAAGAAATATGCTTATATCTTCTCCGGCATTTTAAGTATTATAGGGATCATTGCAGTTATCAGTATTATGTTCGGCCGTGGAAATCTTGGTATAGACTTCGGCGGCGGTACGGCTGTGCAACTGAAATTCGACAAACCAATAAAAATAGATGCTGCAAGAGATGCCCTCCAGAAGCACGGTATTAACGACGCAGAACTTCAGGAATTTCCATTGGATAACAAGCTGTTGATCAGACTGAAGAAGGTTTCGACCTCAAATGAACCTGTTGCAGACACGATCATATCTCTCTTCCGGCAGGAGTTTACTGCTAACACATTTGTGGTGGACAGCTCTATTGAAATCGGACCGACAGTAGGTAAGCGATTACAGAAGGATGCTTTTACAGCAGTTATCCTGTCCATGATAGGGATAATTATATATATTGCATTCAGGTTTGAGTTAAAGTTCGGTATTGCAGCGGCAATAGCTACTTTTCACGATGTACTTGCAGTGCTCGGCGTATTCTTTATTTTGAACAAGGAGATCAATCTTCTGATAATAACAGCACTATTGACCCTGGCAGGTTATTCACTTACAGATACCGTTGTCGTCTTTGACAGGATCAGGGATTATCTGAAGATAAGACGCAAAGACCAGATTGACGTGATAATAAACAACGGGATTAACCATACGTTAAGCCGTACACTGATAACATCTTTAACAACCGCCCTAGTTCTTGTTGCCCTTGTAATATTCGGCGGCGAGGTAATACACGATTTCTCATTGGCCCTTCTG is a window of Nitrospirota bacterium DNA encoding:
- the secF gene encoding protein translocase subunit SecF, which produces MEIVKDTNIDFMGLKKYAYIFSGILSIIGIIAVISIMFGRGNLGIDFGGGTAVQLKFDKPIKIDAARDALQKHGINDAELQEFPLDNKLLIRLKKVSTSNEPVADTIISLFRQEFTANTFVVDSSIEIGPTVGKRLQKDAFTAVILSMIGIIIYIAFRFELKFGIAAAIATFHDVLAVLGVFFILNKEINLLIITALLTLAGYSLTDTVVVFDRIRDYLKIRRKDQIDVIINNGINHTLSRTLITSLTTALVLVALVIFGGEVIHDFSLALLLGVCVGTYSSIFVASPLLLLWKGGSGMMKKAA